The sequence CCAGCGCCACGGCATTGTTGCCGGTGGTGCTGGAATTGCGGCCGATAGCGACATCGCTGGTTCCATTGGAGGTCGCAAAGTTACCGATGGCAACGGAATAGTCGCCATTGGATTCCGCACCGTCATTACCGCTCGCACCGCCGCCAATTGCAACCGAGTATGCACCCGATGCACGGGCAGAATAGAGCGTGGTCGCACCGCCGCCAAGCGCCGTCGCATAGATCCCTGAGGACTGGGCATAGGAGCCAGCAGCGAGGGCCGTCGATGCCGAAGCCACGCTGCCGCGACCTAGCGCGGTTGCCCGGGTGTCTGATGCCGAGGCATTAGTGCCCAGAGCGGTCGAGCCGATTCCGGCCGCCGAGGTGTTTTCGCCGATAGCGGTGGATTCGGTGTTGCTGGCCGTTGCGCCATAGCCAAATGCCGCCGACTCGCTGCCGCTCGCCACAGCGTCGCTGCCCACGGCAGTGCTTTGTGTCCCGGTTGCCTGTGCGCCGAGGGTGTCCCCGTCATCGCCGTCACCGCCCAGTGCCACAGCTCCATCGGCGCTGGCCGCCGAATCTGCGCCAATGGCAATGGAGCCGATGCCGATTGCGTCGGCCGATGGTCCTATGGCCACCGCGTCAGTCGCCGTGGCCACGGTGTTGATTCCGATCCCGATCGAGCGCTGGCCGCTGGCGGTTGTATTGGTCCCGAAGGCGGTAGCGTAAAGGCCGCTGGCCGAAGTCGAATAACCAACCGCGATGGCATAGGAATTTGTGGCGGTGGCCTGGTGGCCGAAGGCGATACCACTTTCGAAGCTCGCTACGGCATCGGGGCCGATCGCCATGGAATAGATCCCGGTTGCTTGCGCCCCGGCAGTGTCACCATCGTTCGCATCCCCGCCAATCGCGATCGCGCTTACCCCGAGCGCGTCGCTCTGCGCGCCGATGGAGATCGCGCTGGCCTGGTTGGCACTGGCGTCGGCCCCGAGAGCAGTGGCACCAATGCCGCCAACGTCGGCGCTATGGCCGACGGCGGTTGAATCGGTAAAGTCGGCTACGGCGTCGGCACCGAGAGCAAGCGATTCCGTACCGCTGGCGAAGGAGTCAGCGCCAAGAGCGGTAGCGTTGGTGTTGGTCGCATCTGCCGCATTGCCGATGGCGGTGGAATCGTCACCGGTGGCGGTAGTATCTTCGCCCACGGCTGTTGATTGCAGTGCTGTCGCATCTGCGCCTTCGCCGATTGCAGTGCTTTCTGCCCCGGTTGCATTCGAGTTTGCCCCGATTGCAGTAGCGCCGGATATACCTGAAGCGGTCGAATTGCGTCCGCATTCGAGCGAGGTCGTGCCGCCAGTTGCGTTCTCATTGCACTCCGGGGTGGTGTCTGCTCGCGCCGCGCCGCCATAGGTGAGGGCGATCGCCATGGCGGCGAGGCCTGCAGTGCTGAGGATTGTATTGTTCATTTCTTTTCCCTTTCACAACCGAAAGGGAGGCCGGACATGCGACCCGGCTATCGTCGGAGGCTTGCGCTCCGATCATGAAATTTGCTGTCCCCCTCCCGGTGTACCAATGCGCGCGACTCGCCAAAATCACTGCGCCCGAGGGTTGCCTAGCAACATTGACAGAGCCGTGGCTGCAAATTTTTAACCACGTGGCCTACTGCGGGACGAATTTCGAGGCCAAATCCGTCCAATATCATCGTTGCCAGAGCGTCGTGCCGGGCCTGCAATCCCCTAGTGTGCAGCGTCCCAGCTCATCCCGGTACCGATCTCGATGCCGAGCGGGACCGACAGCTTGACTGCCGGCTCTGCCGCAGTCGCCATCACGCGCTCGATGATCGGGCGCGCCGCTGCGACATCGGCCTCGGGCAGTTCGAAGACCAGTTCGTCATGCACTTGCAACAGCATTTTTGCGTGTCCCAGCCCAGCGTCATTAAGCGCAGGCATCACCCGGGCCATCGCCCGCTTGATGATATCGGCGCTGGTGCCCTGGATCGGGGCGTTGATGGCAGCGCGCTCGCTGCCCTGGCGCTCCATCTGGTTCTTGGAATTGATCCGCGGGAACCAGGTCTTGCGACCGAACAGCGTCTCCGAATAGCCGCGCTCGCGCACCGTCTCGAGCGTCGCGTGGATATAGGCCTGGATGCCGGGGAAGCGCTTGAAATAGGTGTCGATCACTTCCTGCGCTTCATCCGGTTCCACGCCCAACCGCCCGGCGAGGCCCCAGCGACTGATGCCATAAAGGATCGCGAAATTGATGGTCTTGGCCCGCGCGCGCGTGTCGCGGTCGACCGTGCCATACATCTCCTGAGCGGTGCGGCTGTGGATGTCCTCGCCCTTGGCAAAGGCATCCTTGAGCGTATCGACATCGGCCATGTGCGCGGCAAGCCGCAGTTCGATCTGCGAATAGTCGGCGGCGAGCAGCACATTGCCGTCCTCGGGCACGAAGGCTTCGCGAATCTGCCGTCCGATCGGGGTGCGGATCGGGATGTTCTGCAGGTTGGGATCGGTCGAGGATAGCCGCCCGGTCTGCGCGCCGACGAGGCTGTAGCTGGTGTGCACCCGGCCCGTATCTGGATTGATCGCTTCCTGCAGCGCGTCGGTATAGGTCGATTTGAGCTTGGTCAGCTGGCGCCATTCGAGCACCTTGTCGGCGATTTCCGCGCCCTCGCCCGAGAGCCGCTCGAGCACTGACTGGTCGGTCGAATACTGCCCGCTCTTGCCCTTCTTGCCGCCCTTGTAGCCGAGCTTGTCGAACAGGATATCGCCGAGCTGCTTGGGGCTGCCGACGGTGAATTCCTCGCCCGCCAGCTCATGGATGGTGGCTTCGAGCCGGGCGGTTTCGGTGGCGAACTCCTCGCTCAGCTTCGCTAGCCGTGCGCGGTCGACCTTGATCCCGTGGCGCTCCATCTGCGCCACCACCGGGATCAGCGGGCGGTCGACCCGCTCATAGATGCGCGCACCGTGCTCGACGGCAAGCCGGGGTTTCAAGTGCCGGTGCAGCCGCCAGGTCACATCGGCATCCTCGGCAGCGTACTCGGTAGCCTTGTCGAGCGGCACTTCGCCGAACGGGATGGCTTTCTTACCCGTCCCGCAAACGTCCTTGAACGCGAGCGGTATATGTCCAAGATGGCGCTCGGAAAGCTCGTCCATACCGTGGCCGCCGCCAATCCCATCCTGCGACCTGCCGGCATCGAGGTCGAAGCTGATGATCATGGTGTCGTCGATCGGACTGACCGCGATGCCATAACGCGCCAACACGTTGAGATCGTATTTGATGTTCTGACCGATCTTGAGCACCGCGTCACTTTCCAGCAGCGGCTTGAGCGCGGCAATGGCATCGTCGAGCGGAACCTGTTCGGGCTTCTCTGAGAACATGTCGTTGCCGCCATGCGCGAGCGGGATGTAGCAGGCTTCCCCCGCGCCGGTCGCGAGGCTGATGCCGACCAGGTCCGCCCGCATGGCGTCGAGCGCACTGGTTTCCGTGTCGACCGCAATCTCACGCGCAGCAAAGCACTTGGTGATCCAGTGCTCAAGCCGTTCCATCGTCTGCACCGTCTCATAGGTACTACGATCGATTTCAGGCAGTTCCGGCAGCGGCTGGCTGTTGCCTTTGCTGGTGGGTTCCGCCCCTTTGTTCTCTGCCTTGGCCGGGCTGAGATCGTTGGGTCGATCCGGGCTGCCATGGCCTGCGCCAAGCCGCCGCAAAAGGGAAGTGAAGCCGTGCTTTTCCAGGAAAGCTGCAAGCGGCTCGGCAGGAATTCCGTCGAGCTTCATATCGTCGATGGGGATGGGCAGCGGGCAATCTTCCTTGAGCGTCACCAGCACGCGGCTGAGTTCTGCGTCCGCGCGATGCTCGATCAGGCGCTCCTTGAGCTTGCTCTTCTTCATGTCCTCGGCAGCATCGAGTGCGGCGGTGAGTGAGCCGTGTTCCTGGATCAGCTTGGTCGCCGTCTTGGGACCGACTCCAAAGATGCCCGGGATGTTGTCGACGCTATCCCCCATCAACGCCAGCACGTCGCCCACAAGTTCGGGCCCGACGCCGAACTTCTCCTCGACTTCGGGAAGGTGGATGCGCTGGCTCTTCATGGTGTCGAGCATGTCGATCTCGCCCATACTGTCGCTGCCGGCCTGGACCAGCTGCATCAGATCCTTGTCGCTGGAAACGATCGTGACATTCCACCCCCGCGCTGCAGCGGCGCGGGCATAGGAAGCGATCATGTCGTCGGCCTCGACATTCTCTTCCTCGATCATCGGCAGGCTGAAAGCGCGGGTGGCATCGCGGATCAACGGGAACTGCGGCAACAGATCCTCGGGCGCGGGTGGGCGGTTGGCCTTGTACTGATCGTAGATTTCGTTGCGGAACGACGTGCCCGACTTGTCGAGCACCACCGCCAGGTGCGTGGGTCCGTCGGCCTTGTCCAGGTCATCGGCCAGCTTCCACAGCATCGTTGTATAGCCATAGACTGCGCCCACAGGTGTACCCTCGGGGTCGGTCAGCGGGGGGAGACGGTGATAGGCCCGGAAGATATAGGACGAACCATCGACCAGGTAGAGATGCTGCTTGTCGGCCATGATGACCTGCTAGCAGTCCGGGGGCGGCAGGACAGCCGAAAATTTTCCCCATGAAATTGGGAAGTTTGAGGCCGGAAAATGGCAGAAATCCGGCGATACTTGGTAAAATAAGGCAAAAATATGGCAGAATGTGGCGAAATCGCTTGCGTGGCCACAATCCGGCCATTATTTAGCGATTCGGAAGCCGACCTTTGGGGGAGGTTTCGCCGCCCCGGCACGAAGCCTGGGAGGGATATCCACTCGCTAGAGTAAGGAAATTTATTATGCGTAAGATCGTTCTCGCTGCTGCAATCGCTGGCCTGTCGCTCGCTGCTTGCTCGCAGGAAACCACCGACGCTGCTGCTGACGCTGCTGACTCGGCTGCTGCCGACATGGAAACCGCTGCTGACGGCGCCATGGAAGGTGCTGCTGACGCCGCAGAAGGCGCTGCTGACGCTGCTACCGACGCTGCTGAAGGCGCTGCTGACGCCGTCGAAGGCGCTGCTGACGACGCTGCTGAAGCTGTTGAAGGCGCTACCGAGTAAGCACTACGCTATTCGATACGAAGAGGGCGGTGCCTTGCGGCGCCGCCCTTTTTGTTTGTCCATTGGATTTGAGTGTAGGGGCGTCAGTCGCCGCCGTAATCCGCATCCGCCCACTGGCGGCGATCGGTCTCTGCACCGCCAAACCCGTCATACAGGGCGTAGGCGATACTGGATATCTTCGCATCGCGGCGCGCGCGGGCTGCCAGCTTTTCGCTGCGGCTGCCATTCTCGACGGCCATCGAGGGGCTCTGCCCGGTGACATAGATCGCTGCGGCGATCGGGCGCCCGTCAGGCGTGAGGAAGATCCCGATATCGCTCGCGGTGCGCGATAACGTGCCGGTCTTGTGCGCGAGGTTTGCGGTTTCCGGCAAGGCTGACCGCATGCGTTTTTTTCCCGTGGTGGTTTCCTGCATGGCACCCAGGATAACGCTGCGTGACGGCGCGCTCAGCCACCGCCCCTGGTATATCCCGGCGAGCAGCTGGCCCATCGCGCGCGGTGTCGCGCTGTCCTTGCGATCGACCCGTGACGCGGGATCGATTTCACCGTCTTCCTGGATCAAGGTGCGGATATTACGCGTCAGCTCGAAATCCTGGATGCCCGCCTGGCGCATCCAGCGATTGACCGCTTCCGGACCACCAACCGCATTCAACAGCGCATCCGTGCAATCGTTGCAGCTCCGGCTGATCATGAGTTCGATCAGTCGCTCGGCCGGGACATAAACGTCGCCGGGCCGGGGCAGCCGCAGTTCGCGGGTCAGGGTTAGGCGACCGCGATCGACTTCGGCAAGGTATGTCGCGGCAACAGCGACCTTGCTGGTGCTTGCCATGGGGAAACGCTGATCGGCCAGCACACCGATTTCGCGTCCGGTCGCAAGATCGATGGCATAGACTCCGATCCGGCCGTCCGAGCCATCCGCGAGCATGGCAATCTGTTGCTCAAAGGGCGTGTCGTAACGGGCTTCGAAACTTTGCGGTGCACGCACCTGGGTCCCGAATGTACGGTCGAAGGCGGCTTCAAGGTCGGTGCTATCGGCCTGCGCCGGCGAAGCAGCCAGCGTCGCTGCGAAGGCCGACGCGGCCGCTGCGATCTTGAAAATTCGTGACATCATGGACCCGAAGGTTACCCCCCTATGGTTTGCACCGTATTAATGCGCGAAAGATTCATCGCTGCAAGCTGCAATCCGACAGAATGTGACTCGCTTGCGACCGATGATTCCAACAACTGCATGATTCCAGTCGTGCTAAACGGCATTCGCATTGAACGGACTGCAGCTTGAGTTCCTGCAACATTGGGCTTGTCTGCGCTCCATACGCCTGCAAACTGGGCAGCAATGGGAGAGACACAAGAGAATCGGGGCATCGAGAATGGCCTCGCCAGTGCCATGGCGCGGGTCGGCATGGGTGCACCTCAGGCTCTACACCGCCTCACCGGCGGCGCGACGATGGAAAGCTGGCGCTTCTCCAGCGACGGCGAAGATTTCGTCCTGCGTCGAGCGCCAAGCCTGGAGTTCATGGCAGGCCGCCCGTTCGGCCACGATGTCGAAGCGGCGGTGATCCGCGCGGCGCATGGCAAGGGCGTGACTGCGCCGGAGGTGGTGGTGGAACTGGTGCCGGACGATGGCATCGGCTCGGGCTTCGTCATGCGCGCGCTCCCTGGCACGCCCGATCCGCGTGCGATCCTGGCGATGGAAGACCCGGACCAGCTGCTACGCGAAGTGGCGGCGGACCTGGCGCGGATCCACTCGCTCAAGCCCGCTGACCTGCCCGATGTTATTCCCACGATGGACTATGCCGAAGGAGTCGCGGGGCTGCGCGAGCAGTTCGAGGAAGCAGGCGGTGACAGGCCGATCATCGCGCTGGGGCTGAAGTGGCTCATGGACAATCTGCCCGTGCCGGTCGAGCCCGTGCTCAACCATGGCGACTACCGCTTGGGCAATATCCTTTGCAAAGATAGCCACCTGACCGGCGTGCTTGACTGGGAGTTGGTCCATTTCGGCGACCGCCACGAGGATCTCGCGTTCGGCTGCATGGCCGTATGGCGCTTCTCCCGATACGACCGGCCCGCGTTGGGGCTGGGCTCGCTCGAGGACTACTTCGCGGCCTATGAAGCGGCGGGCGGAGCGCCCGTGGATCGCGAGCGGTTCCGTTTCTGGTCGATCTATCGCACGGTCTGGTGGGCGCTTGGCTGCATCCGCATGGCTGACTTCTGGCGGCGCGGCGAAGACCGTATGCTGGAAAGGGTCGTCATTTCGCGGCGGACCAGCGAGAACGAGCTCGATCTCTTGATGCTTCTAGATGATGACCTGCTGCCTGGAATCGTCACCAAGGAGCGACTGTTGGCAGAGGAACTCGACCGAGGCGAAGCCAACGATGCTGAGATTGCTGAAGCTGTCTCTGAATGGCTCGCGACAATTAAGGACCAGATGGAAGGCCACGACCGCTTCCAACTCGCCGTTGCTCGCAATGCTCTTGGCATGTTGGCAAGAGGATATCGGATACTTCCGCGGTCCACCGACCCTGAGTTAGCGCGGGACTATTTGGCTGGTCGGCGCGACATGACGTCAGACCCGACGATAACACGCTTCAGGCGCGATGCACTTGATAAGCTCGAAGCCGACGTGCCCAAATACCCCGCGCTTGCTGTCGCGCGGCAGAAATGGACTGGAGAGGACTAACCCATGGATTTCACCATCCCGCAGGAGCTTGAGGACTACTACGCCGAGCTCGTTGCCTTCATCGAAAATACGATCATCCCGATGGAGCAAAAGGACGACAACATCCGCTTCTTCGACCACCGTCGCGAATGGGCGCGGACGAATTTCGAGGAAGGCGGGCTGCCGCGGCATGAATGGGAAGCGCTGCTGCGCGATGCCCGCAAGGCGGCGGACGAGGCTGGGCACTGGCGCTTCTCCGCACCGAAGAAATATGGCGGCAGGGATGGCACCAATTTGTGGATGGCGGTGATCCGCGACCGCTTTGCCCAGCGCGGGTTGGGGCTGCACAATGATTTGCAGAACGAGCACAGCATCGTCGGCAATTTCCCCTTCGTCGAAATGTTCGAGCAGTGGGGCACCGAAGAGCAGAAGCAGGAATTTATCCTCGGCGGCTTCGAAGGCACGCGCCGCGTCGCTTTCGGCCTCACCGAAGCCAATCATGGTTCCGATGCCACTCACATGGAAACCCGCGCCGTGCGCGAGACGCGCGACGGGACCCCCGGCTGGCTGATCAATGGCGAGAAGATGTGGATCACCGGCATGCATGTCGCCACCCATTGCGCCATGTTCTGCCGCACCGATGGCGAGCCGGGTGATGCGCGCGGGATCACCTGCCTGCTGGTACCCAACCCGACACAAGGACTGGAAATCGAGGAGTGGATGTGGACTTTCAACATGCCCACTGACCACCCGCGCCTTTCGGTCAAGGATGTGTGGGTGCCTGAAAGCGCGATGCTGGGCCGCGAAGGGCTGGGCCTCGCGCTGGCACAGAGCTTCGTCCACCAGAACCGTATCCGCCAGGCTGCGAGCAGCCTCGGCGCGGCGCAATTCTGCGTCGAGGAAAGCGTCCGCTACGCCCGTGAGCGCAAGCCCTTTGGCGAGGAGCTGGCCCGCAACCAGGCAATCCAGTTCCCGCTGGTGGAGCTCGCTACCCAGTGCGAGATGCTGCGGCTGCTGATCTACAAGACCGCGTGGGAAATGGACAACATGCCCCATGCCGAGATCGAGAAGACCATCTCCGACAAGGTCAGCATGTGCAACTACTGGGCCAACCGGCTGGTGTGCCAGGCCGCCGACCGGGCGATGCAGGTGCATGGCGGGATCGGCTATTCACGCCACAAGCCGTTCGAGCACATCTATCGCCACCATCGTCGCTATCGCATCACCGAAGGTGCGGAGGAGATCCAGATGCGCAAGGTCGGGGCCTACCTGTTCGGCTATCTCGGGCCCAAGAAAGGCAAGTACGGCTAGGGTCGGTTATCTCGCCATTCGCGGAACCGCATGGGCCGTCCGTCGATTGAGGATTCAACTTGCTCGCTGCCTGCGTTCTCAGGCAGGGCAAGAGGGCAGAATACTGGGGACCTGACATGACATCGACTTTGCTTCGCGGCGCTGCCGCCACACTTCTACTGGGCGTATCGAGCTACGCCCTGGCGCAGGATGTGACCATCGTACAGCCGGGTGCTCCGGGCGAAGATCCGAAAGTGATCAGCGCGGAAGCCGCGACCAGTCTGGCCGACACCAGCTATGCGCCAGCCGACGCGGCTTTCATGCAGGGCATGATCGTGCACCACAAACAAGCAGTCAAGATGGCCGAGCTGGTCGAAGGCCGCACCAACAACGAAGACATCGTTGCGGTTGCCGGGCGCATCCTCGCCAGCCAGGCCGACGAGATCAAGTTCATGACCGAATGGCTGGAAGCACGCGGCGAACCGCTCAGCAT is a genomic window of Parerythrobacter aestuarii containing:
- the polA gene encoding DNA polymerase I; protein product: MADKQHLYLVDGSSYIFRAYHRLPPLTDPEGTPVGAVYGYTTMLWKLADDLDKADGPTHLAVVLDKSGTSFRNEIYDQYKANRPPAPEDLLPQFPLIRDATRAFSLPMIEEENVEADDMIASYARAAAARGWNVTIVSSDKDLMQLVQAGSDSMGEIDMLDTMKSQRIHLPEVEEKFGVGPELVGDVLALMGDSVDNIPGIFGVGPKTATKLIQEHGSLTAALDAAEDMKKSKLKERLIEHRADAELSRVLVTLKEDCPLPIPIDDMKLDGIPAEPLAAFLEKHGFTSLLRRLGAGHGSPDRPNDLSPAKAENKGAEPTSKGNSQPLPELPEIDRSTYETVQTMERLEHWITKCFAAREIAVDTETSALDAMRADLVGISLATGAGEACYIPLAHGGNDMFSEKPEQVPLDDAIAALKPLLESDAVLKIGQNIKYDLNVLARYGIAVSPIDDTMIISFDLDAGRSQDGIGGGHGMDELSERHLGHIPLAFKDVCGTGKKAIPFGEVPLDKATEYAAEDADVTWRLHRHLKPRLAVEHGARIYERVDRPLIPVVAQMERHGIKVDRARLAKLSEEFATETARLEATIHELAGEEFTVGSPKQLGDILFDKLGYKGGKKGKSGQYSTDQSVLERLSGEGAEIADKVLEWRQLTKLKSTYTDALQEAINPDTGRVHTSYSLVGAQTGRLSSTDPNLQNIPIRTPIGRQIREAFVPEDGNVLLAADYSQIELRLAAHMADVDTLKDAFAKGEDIHSRTAQEMYGTVDRDTRARAKTINFAILYGISRWGLAGRLGVEPDEAQEVIDTYFKRFPGIQAYIHATLETVRERGYSETLFGRKTWFPRINSKNQMERQGSERAAINAPIQGTSADIIKRAMARVMPALNDAGLGHAKMLLQVHDELVFELPEADVAAARPIIERVMATAAEPAVKLSVPLGIEIGTGMSWDAAH
- a CDS encoding serine hydrolase yields the protein MSRIFKIAAAASAFAATLAASPAQADSTDLEAAFDRTFGTQVRAPQSFEARYDTPFEQQIAMLADGSDGRIGVYAIDLATGREIGVLADQRFPMASTSKVAVAATYLAEVDRGRLTLTRELRLPRPGDVYVPAERLIELMISRSCNDCTDALLNAVGGPEAVNRWMRQAGIQDFELTRNIRTLIQEDGEIDPASRVDRKDSATPRAMGQLLAGIYQGRWLSAPSRSVILGAMQETTTGKKRMRSALPETANLAHKTGTLSRTASDIGIFLTPDGRPIAAAIYVTGQSPSMAVENGSRSEKLAARARRDAKISSIAYALYDGFGGAETDRRQWADADYGGD
- a CDS encoding phosphotransferase family protein, with the protein product MGETQENRGIENGLASAMARVGMGAPQALHRLTGGATMESWRFSSDGEDFVLRRAPSLEFMAGRPFGHDVEAAVIRAAHGKGVTAPEVVVELVPDDGIGSGFVMRALPGTPDPRAILAMEDPDQLLREVAADLARIHSLKPADLPDVIPTMDYAEGVAGLREQFEEAGGDRPIIALGLKWLMDNLPVPVEPVLNHGDYRLGNILCKDSHLTGVLDWELVHFGDRHEDLAFGCMAVWRFSRYDRPALGLGSLEDYFAAYEAAGGAPVDRERFRFWSIYRTVWWALGCIRMADFWRRGEDRMLERVVISRRTSENELDLLMLLDDDLLPGIVTKERLLAEELDRGEANDAEIAEAVSEWLATIKDQMEGHDRFQLAVARNALGMLARGYRILPRSTDPELARDYLAGRRDMTSDPTITRFRRDALDKLEADVPKYPALAVARQKWTGED
- a CDS encoding acyl-CoA dehydrogenase family protein; its protein translation is MDFTIPQELEDYYAELVAFIENTIIPMEQKDDNIRFFDHRREWARTNFEEGGLPRHEWEALLRDARKAADEAGHWRFSAPKKYGGRDGTNLWMAVIRDRFAQRGLGLHNDLQNEHSIVGNFPFVEMFEQWGTEEQKQEFILGGFEGTRRVAFGLTEANHGSDATHMETRAVRETRDGTPGWLINGEKMWITGMHVATHCAMFCRTDGEPGDARGITCLLVPNPTQGLEIEEWMWTFNMPTDHPRLSVKDVWVPESAMLGREGLGLALAQSFVHQNRIRQAASSLGAAQFCVEESVRYARERKPFGEELARNQAIQFPLVELATQCEMLRLLIYKTAWEMDNMPHAEIEKTISDKVSMCNYWANRLVCQAADRAMQVHGGIGYSRHKPFEHIYRHHRRYRITEGAEEIQMRKVGAYLFGYLGPKKGKYG